The Rubritalea squalenifaciens DSM 18772 DNA segment ATTGAAGATATTCTTCAGATCATCCGGCTTAATACCTGGCCCCGTATCCTGGACGCTGATCACCGCTTCATTATTCTCCTTACGGACATGGACGAAAATCTTGCCCTGTTCATGATTGTACTTCACCGCATTGCTCAAGAGATTGATCACCACCTGCCTGATACGCTGGGCATCAAATTCCATCTCGATGCCTTGGATATCGGACTCCACGGTAATACCTCTCTTCTCGGCAAGCGGACGCAGCATATCCACACATGTACTGACTTCCAGGCCGACATTGCCCTGTTCTCGCTGTACCTTGAACTCCCCTGAGTCAACTCTAGCCAGCTCTAACAATGACTCGATCAAGCTGCTCATGTGTTGGGCTGAATCGTAACAGGTCTTGATGGTTTCCTGATACTTCTCCGGCGTCCTCTCCCTGACCAAGGCCAACTCACTCTTGGCGAGAATCACGGCCAGAGGTGTGCGCATCTCATGAGAAGCATCCGCAGTAAATCTCACCTGCTGCTCAAAGGAAGAATCCAAGCGCCCAAAGGTATCATTCAAAACATGCGCCAACTGGCCCAGTTCATTCTTCGTATTCGTCTCGTCGATACGCTGAGAAAGGTCACCGGCTGCGATTTTCGTCGCAGTCGAGGACATCGCCACAATCGGCTTCATAGCTCTTGTGGCCATGATCCAGCCCACTGCAACACCGAAAGCGATCACGATCACACCGAGCCCGATGAGCTGCCACTTGAACACGGCCATATGCTCATCGATCACATCGGTGGAAATACCGGTAAGTAACCACCCCCTCGGGGTGTGCTGCAGGAACTCACGGTGCTTGCCATTCCAGCGGTAAAAGACCCCCTCAAACTGGTTGTCCCTCTCTGGTCCCTGCAAATTCGTTTCATCCTCAGGTCTTCTAGGTTCCACTCCTCGATCAGAGGGAGCCACGGATTCAGGGCTGCCCTTGGTCTTGTAAAAAATTTCACCCCGTCGCCAATAAATAACATACAAGCCATTCGCTTCATGCCTAGCAAGCCTGTCGTTCCCTTCGACTTGCAATCTGTCCATAGCATTACTCCCAGAGGGTCTCC contains these protein-coding regions:
- a CDS encoding sensor histidine kinase — encoded protein: MLVRSLKWQIQAWHTLLLIVIVGGLLTAFYFYEKRVQVEMLDERLRAPIHQLLPMFDLPRGIEQMREQMAAQENTHAEQEGDHERPVRAFDDSARGPRPDGAGGNFRGPRGERGPRGGGLNSQRRPRPSGYGPRGGGQGFGGPRDGGPRDGGPIEERPHADPFLDRPARGDLLGDGQNRASEPRRGQPDGAGRPSGSNAMDRLQVEGNDRLARHEANGLYVIYWRRGEIFYKTKGSPESVAPSDRGVEPRRPEDETNLQGPERDNQFEGVFYRWNGKHREFLQHTPRGWLLTGISTDVIDEHMAVFKWQLIGLGVIVIAFGVAVGWIMATRAMKPIVAMSSTATKIAAGDLSQRIDETNTKNELGQLAHVLNDTFGRLDSSFEQQVRFTADASHEMRTPLAVILAKSELALVRERTPEKYQETIKTCYDSAQHMSSLIESLLELARVDSGEFKVQREQGNVGLEVSTCVDMLRPLAEKRGITVESDIQGIEMEFDAQRIRQVVINLLSNAVKYNHEQGKIFVHVRKENNEAVISVQDTGPGIKPDDLKNIFNRFYRVDKSRNSKQGSTGLGLAISQAIVQAHQGRLEAESEFGAGTTFRMRLPLK